The Mesoterricola silvestris sequence GAGCAGATTTCCAGGAGGCCCTCGTCGCCCAGGAAGGAACGGTCCTCCCGCTCCACCTCCACGAGGCCGTCGGTGTAGACGATGAGGCGGTCGCCCCGCAGGAAGGGGCAGGTCTGCTGGTGGAAGCGCAGGCCCTCCTCGATGCCCAGCATGAAGCCCCGTTCGCCCAGGACGGTGGGAACCCGGGGGCCGCCGGAGGCGCCCTGGGAAATGAGCATGGGGGCCACGTGGCCGGCGGCGACGTACTGGAGGGTGTCGGAGGCCGGGTCCAGGCGCGCCAGGAAGGCGGTGGCGAACTGCTCGGAGAGGGTGCTGCGGGCCAGGTCCCGGTTCATGGCCTGGGCCCAGGCCAGGGGCCCGTCCCCGAAGCGCACCTGGTTCTCGAAGCAGGTCTTGACCATGGCGGAGATGAGCGCGGCGGTCACCCCGTGCCCGCTCACATCGGCGATCATGAGGGCCACGCTGTCGTCGGGGAGGTTGAGGATGGCGTAGATGTCCCCGCCGATGCCCTCGGCGGGCAGGTAGCGGTGGGTGTAGCGGATGGGGCCCGCCTGCCCCGGAATGGGGGGCAGCAGGCCCACCTGCAGGCGCGCCGCCAGGCTCAGCTCGGCCGTCATGCGCTCCTGGAACCGCGTCAGCTCCAGGTTCTGGCGCTTGATCTCCTTCTGCATCCCGATGATGCGGAAGGCGGACTCCACCTTGGCCATCACCTCCTGGGCGTGGAAGGGCTTGGAGATCATGTCGTCGGCGCCGAGGTTCAGGCCGCCGATCTTGGAGGCCGTGCCGTCCAGGGCCGACACCAGCACGAAGAAGGTGTCCCGGGTGCGGGGGTTCCCCTTCACCGCCTGGCAGAGCTCATCCCCGGCCATCTCCGGCATGCGGAGGTCCGAAAGGATGAGATCGGGCTGGACCTTGGCCATTTCGTCCAGGGCCACCCGGCCGTTCTCCGCCAGGAGAACGGTGTAGCCGGCGCGCTTGAGGTAGAAGCTGAGGATATCCCGGATGGGGGCTTCGTCATCGACGACCAGCACGACGCCTTTTTGCATGCTTCAGGCCCCGCGCAGCGCGTCCTGCTCCGTGGTGAAGATGGAGAAGTAGTTCGTGAGGTTGGTCTGGTCGAAGGTCTTCTTGACCTGGGGCGGAAGGGCGCACAGGTGGAGCTTGCCGTTGTTCTTGTCCACGCTGTTCCGGGCCGCCACCAGAAGGCCCAGTCCCGAGGAATCGATGAAGGAAACGGCCTCGAGGTTGATGACCAGCAGCTTGGGCTGGAGCGTGGTCACGGTGTCCCGGATCACGTCCCGCAGCTGGGCCGTCACCTCGAAATTGACCTTGCCTTGGATGGTAACGACCGAAGCGTTTCCTTCCTGGCGGG is a genomic window containing:
- a CDS encoding anti-sigma factor antagonist (This anti-anti-sigma factor, or anti-sigma factor antagonist, belongs to a family that includes characterized members SpoIIAA, RsbV, RsfA, and RsfB.), giving the protein MLNIQTRQEGNASVVTIQGKVNFEVTAQLRDVIRDTVTTLQPKLLVINLEAVSFIDSSGLGLLVAARNSVDKNNGKLHLCALPPQVKKTFDQTNLTNYFSIFTTEQDALRGA
- a CDS encoding PP2C family protein-serine/threonine phosphatase; amino-acid sequence: MQKGVVLVVDDEAPIRDILSFYLKRAGYTVLLAENGRVALDEMAKVQPDLILSDLRMPEMAGDELCQAVKGNPRTRDTFFVLVSALDGTASKIGGLNLGADDMISKPFHAQEVMAKVESAFRIIGMQKEIKRQNLELTRFQERMTAELSLAARLQVGLLPPIPGQAGPIRYTHRYLPAEGIGGDIYAILNLPDDSVALMIADVSGHGVTAALISAMVKTCFENQVRFGDGPLAWAQAMNRDLARSTLSEQFATAFLARLDPASDTLQYVAAGHVAPMLISQGASGGPRVPTVLGERGFMLGIEEGLRFHQQTCPFLRGDRLIVYTDGLVEVEREDRSFLGDEGLLEICSDLPADEEEAADHIVHRAIAFNESTPFSDDVTLVVLDRP